One Lucilia cuprina isolate Lc7/37 chromosome 4, ASM2204524v1, whole genome shotgun sequence DNA segment encodes these proteins:
- the LOC111681563 gene encoding TWiK family of potassium channels protein 18: protein MSKSQRNSQHPSRAGSSGSSSSPSNLPRKRFKRCCRNFVTFMCTQVGVGALIVIYAICGAFSFMHIELQYEDNTPMEVEELRSNCAQELWNITEKYNTFNRSEWQGFTEIALQQYQVRIAAIIKSGYDFRKPSDIWSFPAALMFCLSVITMIGYGNMVPRTPWGKGFTVIYATFGIPLYILYFLNMGKVLARSFKFLYRSLHECTQDRDSNMDRRLEALETGSLAILQRKKIIVPSTACLWVIIFYILTGTIMFANWEKWSFLNSFYFCMTSLCKIGFGDFVPGASLVTPSHIAEARKKVKEDATIDPNLVSDLQQSITDQHSKLAINFIYMLIGMGLVAMCYNLMREEVRVKLKEMKEDTKLCLEDTRLRFMGCCNSSGNNQRDFYEDDYY from the coding sequence ATGTCAAAATCTCAAAGAAATTCACAGCATCCAAGTAGAGCAGGCTCTTCAGGTTCTTCGTCATCGCCCAGCAATTTACCACGCAAACGTTTTAAACGATGTTGTCGCAATTTTGTCACCTTTATGTGCACACAAGTGGGTGTGGGAGCTCTTATTGTTATATACGCCATATGTGGTGCTTTTTCCTTCATGCATATAGAACTGCAATATGAAGACAATACACCAATGGAAGTAGAAGAATTGCGCAGCAATTGTGCCCAAGAGTTATGGAATATAACTGAAAAATACAACACTTTCAATAGATCAGAGTGGCAAGGCTTTACTGAAATTGCTTTACAGCAGTATCAAGTACGTATAGCGGCAATAATTAAATCTGGTTATGATTTTCGTAAGCCCAGTGATATTTGGTCATTTCCAGCAGCCTTAATGTTTTGCCTCTCTGTCATCACAATGATTGGTTATGGTAACATGGTGCCGAGAACCCCATGGGGAAAAGGTTTCACAGTAATATATGCCACATTTGGTATACCTCTTTACATATTGTATTTCCTCAATATGGGCAAAGTATTGGCTAGATCATTCAAGTTTCTATATCGTAGTCTACATGAATGCACTCAGGATCGTGATAGCAATATGGATCGCCGTTTAGAGGCTTTAGAAACTGGCAGTTTGGCTATACTGCAACGCAAAAAGATTATTGTGCCCTCCACCGCTTGTTTGTGggtgattattttttatatactcaCCGGCACCATAATGTTTGCTAATTGGGAAAAGTGGTCATTCCTTAATTCATTCTATTTTTGTATGACTTCTCTGTGTAAAATTGGTTTTGGCGATTTTGTGCCGGGTGCTTCGCTGGTAACGCCCTCTCATATAGCAGAGGCACGTAAAAAAGTGAAAGAAGATGCTACCATAGATCCCAATCTTGTATCAGACTTACAGCAATCCATAACAGATCAACACTCCAAATTGGCTATTAATTTCATATACATGTTAATAGGCATGGGCCTGGTAGCCATGTGTTATAATTTAATGCGTGAGGAAGTGCGTGTTAAACTTAAGGAAATGAAAGAAGACACAAAACTATGTTTAGAGGATACCCGTCTACGCTTTATGGGCTGCTGTAATAGTAGTGGCAATAATCAACGTGATTTCTATGAAGATGATTACTATTAG